The Bacteroidota bacterium genome includes a region encoding these proteins:
- a CDS encoding YihY/virulence factor BrkB family protein, translated as MKLLPAKLRRTIINRYILFVEKSKHTSIPGFDKIPIYDVVTFFRQEIKRDQLPVRASAISFNFLLAIFPSIIFLFTLIPYIPIGGLDIIIHKFFKDVLPDSGYTFLESTITGITDIKRGGLLSIGFVFAFYFSTNGVRMLILTFNKDHTIYARRGFWRNRLASMRLTFYLFILFFFSLILIITGDNVVNWVGELIHWQDKTGKLFLTIVQYAILLMLFFSGISLIYYYGPAVKHRWRFVTPGATFATIFSILTSLVFGYLANNFLSYNELYGSIGTLVVLMIWINLNSLVLLVGFEINNSIDMNRVLRQKIQKEEELPSF; from the coding sequence ATGAAGCTTTTACCTGCTAAGTTAAGAAGAACCATCATCAACAGGTATATCCTTTTTGTAGAGAAATCGAAACATACCAGTATTCCTGGATTTGATAAGATTCCTATTTATGATGTAGTTACCTTTTTCAGGCAGGAGATCAAACGCGATCAATTGCCGGTGCGAGCATCTGCAATTTCCTTTAATTTTTTGCTGGCAATATTTCCATCCATTATATTTTTATTTACATTAATTCCGTATATCCCCATTGGAGGATTAGATATTATTATCCATAAATTTTTTAAGGATGTTTTACCGGACAGTGGTTATACATTTCTGGAATCAACTATTACAGGCATAACTGATATCAAACGCGGAGGATTATTATCCATTGGTTTTGTGTTTGCATTTTATTTCTCTACCAATGGAGTGAGAATGCTCATCCTCACTTTTAATAAGGACCATACCATATATGCCAGAAGGGGATTTTGGCGAAACAGGCTGGCTTCGATGCGACTTACATTTTACTTATTTATTTTATTTTTCTTTTCTCTAATTCTAATCATCACCGGTGACAATGTAGTAAATTGGGTAGGAGAATTAATTCATTGGCAGGATAAAACAGGTAAATTATTTTTAACCATAGTACAATACGCGATTTTACTGATGTTATTTTTTTCAGGCATCTCTTTAATTTATTATTATGGACCTGCAGTAAAACACCGATGGCGTTTTGTTACTCCGGGAGCAACGTTTGCAACCATTTTTTCCATACTCACCTCCTTGGTTTTTGGATATCTTGCAAATAATTTCTTATCGTATAACGAATTATATGGCTCCATTGGAACCTTAGTTGTTTTAATGATCTGGATCAATCTGAATTCACTTGTTTTATTAGTTGGTTTTGAAATAAATAACAGCATTGATATGAATAGGGTGTTGCGTCAAAAGATTCAAAAAGAAGAGGAACTTCCCTCCTTTTAA